One segment of Bombus pascuorum chromosome 6, iyBomPasc1.1, whole genome shotgun sequence DNA contains the following:
- the LOC132908160 gene encoding vacuolar protein-sorting-associated protein 36 isoform X1, whose translation MNRFEYADSRLLPNEIYIRRDVSICIYDGDIKTNFESGELVLTSHRFLWGRPGDISRGHTCLSLSLRHIVFFEEEIPGPFSFGRSKKVVIHLSEAPIDKMPGPLDNSVCNYIKFSFKEGLDPNFHTHLSDAIMRRIWEFTPIVPLEHPDSNTKNNRDINKPLPQIKTRTGIIGIERSLQEQQKATDESISMAFQDLKKLMEVAKDMVSISKTISAKIRERQGDITEDETVRFKSYLMSLGIDDPVTRDAYKSSNEYFKQLAKQLANILEEPIKEVGGMITLTDVYCRVNRARGLELLSPEDILNASRQLASLGLPIVLRVFDSGVMVLQSRSHDDNVIVDVIADLIKERGSLTAEELAQSEGISVLLARERLLVTEKRGKACRDDTIEALRFYPNLFLETND comes from the exons ATGAATAGATTTGAATACGCTGATTCTCGACTTCTtccgaatgaaatttatataagacgCGATGTTAGCATATGCATATACGATGGTGATATCAAG ACAAATTTTGAAAGTGGTGAATTAGTACTTACCAGCCACAGATTTCTTTGGGGAAGACCTGGTGATATATCACGCGGTCATACATGCCTTTCGTTATCCCTTCGTCATATAGTTTTCTTCGAGGAAGAAATTCCTGGACCATTTTCCTTTGGACGCAGTAAAAAAGTTGTTATACACCTTTCTGAGGCTCCGATCg ATAAAATGCCTGGCCCGTTGGATAATAGCGTATGCAACTATATTAAATTCTCGTTTAAAGAAGGTTTGGATCCAAATTTTCATACACATTTGTCCGACGCTATTATGAGACGAATTTGGGAATTTACACCTATCGTGCCTCTGGAACATCCTGATAGCAACACAAAAAACAACAGAGACATTAATAAGCCTCTGCCGCAAATAAAGACACGAACCGGTATCATAGGTATTGAAAGAAGCCTTCAGGAACAACAGAAAGCAACAGACGAAAGCATATCAATGGCTTTTCAAGATCTTAAGAAGCTCATGGAAGTAGCCAAAGACATGGTTTCCATTTCAAAAACCATCTCGGCAAAAATACGG GAGAGACAAGGAGACATCACAGAGGATGAAACGGTTAGATTTAAGTCCTATTTAATGAGTCTTGGCATTGATGACCCTGTTACCAGAGATGCGTATAAAAGTAGTAACGAATATTTCAAGCAATTGGCGAAACaacttgcaaatattttagaagAGCCAATTAAA GAAGTTGGGGGAATGATAACATTAACAGATGTTTATTGTCGTGTAAACAGAGCTAGAGGCTTGGAACTTCTTTCACCGGAAGATATACTGAATGCCAGTAGACAATTAGCATCTTTAGGTTTACCTATAGTATTGAGAGTGTTTGATAGCGGAGTTATGGTTCTTCAGTCTCGATCGCACGATGATAATGTCATAGTTGATGTTATAGCAGATCTA ataaaagaaagaggatCTCTAACGGCAGAAGAACTTGCTCAATCGGAGGGTATATCAGTCCTTTTAGCGCGCGAGAGACTGTTAGTGACagaaaaaagagggaaagCATGTAGAGACGACACGATCGAAGCTTTAAGATTTTATcctaatttatttttggaaaCAAATGATTAA
- the LOC132908159 gene encoding uncharacterized protein LOC132908159 — MALPPNYKQVAMATSNIVASNQRLRASGGSSSSSTNSKDAQSPFIQTPHSHPGFTPQKVGKNTNADSRMPKPPKPPEKPLMPYMRYSRKVWDQVKAQNPELKLWEIGKIIGQMWRDLPEEDKTEFIEEYEAEKVEYEKSLKTYHNSPAYLAYIAAKNRGKSALCAAQQNNDDRESHERSSGSTKGQAAQDRRIDILPAEDDDDQDDGYSVKHVAYSRYTRNHRLINEIFSDTVVPDVRSVVTTQRMQVLRRQVQSLTMHQKKLEAELQQIEEKFEAKKRKFIETSEIFQEELKKHCKPAVDEETFNKMVERQYEALRRDRLKGAEENRSDGPASSESTPNSTPTPTPAPINDETPSDVPDHDAIDKKTNGTEKLNNEIKKETSSPPYIENKTEPSSAQGNSNQHTSNSGMYSGTISPLQQQQQQQQTPPPPPPPPPSAAQQQQQQQQQQQQQPPSSQPQSQQQQPPPPPPTQHHQQPPSIQHQQQPPPPPPPTQHQQHPQQQQQQQPTQQSQPSSLQSQQPTIATTTTTTTTTTAAAAATTTTTVAVSANANAPANANATANTPNMPPVSSPAPPIQHNPHQQGMLANHSIPPHQGTQGTQVLPPQGPVSNPHTPQMIPPNQGYSQQYQPGPTQQAQNVPLAPRPPHPSYAYSQQQPYHQPYPQYAHPYYHQPYSQYSPHTMGRPHAHGPHSPHSPHYHPQSPHAVAENNTTNNSVPGSSTASAPTSDASNSSYSPASGHCENERSVPSENQEGQADIKSGSG; from the exons ATGGCTTTACCTCCAAACTACAAGCAAGTGGCAATGGCTACTTCAAATATTGTTGCATCTAATC AGAGACTCAGAGCCTCTGGTGGAAGTAGTAGCAGTTCAACTAATAGC AAAGATGCGCAAAGCCCGTTCATTCAAACGCCTCATAGTCATCCAGGATTTACACCACAAAAAGTTGGGAAAAATACAAAC GCTGATTCTCGTATGCCTAAACCACCCAAGCCACCAGAGAAACCTCTTATGCCTTATATGAGATATAGTAGAAAAGTTTGGGATCAAGTGAAAGCTCAAAATccagaattaaaattatgggAAATAGGAAAGATTATTGGACAGATGTGGAGAGATTTACCAGAGGAGGATAAAACAGAGTTTATCGAAGAATATGAAGCTGAAAAG GTTGAGTATGagaaaagtttaaaaactTATCACAATTCGCCTGCGTATTTAGCTTACATCGCAGCTAAGAATAGAGGAAAATCtg CATTGTGCGCCGCACAACAAAATAATGATGATCGAGAAAGTCATGAACGTTCTTCAGGCAGTACCAAAGGACAAGCAGCGCAAGATAGAAGAATAGATATTTTACCTGCAGAAGATGATGAtg ATCAAGATGATGGATATTCCGTAAAACACGTTGCTTACTCTAGATATACTCGAAATCATCGTCTTATTAACGAGATATTTAGTGATACCGTAGTTCCGGATGTTCGCTCGGTTGTTACTACACAACGAATGCAAGTATTACGCCGTCAAGTACAGTCTTTAACAATGCATCag AAAAAGCTCGAAGCTGAATTGCaacaaatagaagaaaaatttgaagcaAAGAAACGTAAATTTATCGAGACAagcgaaatatttcaagaagaaTTGAAGAAG CATTGTAAACCAGCTGTAGATGAAGAAACATTCAATAAGATGGTGGAACGACAATACGAAGCGCTTAGGCGAGATAGATTAAAAGGTGCAGAAGAAAATCGCTCGGATGGACCTGCATCCAGCGAATCAACTCCAAATTCTACTCCTACTCCAACTCCTGCTCCCATTAACGATGAAACACCATCCGAT GTTCCTGATCACGATGCAATagataaaaaaacaaatggAACTGAAAAacttaataatgaaattaaaaaggaaacatcCTCACCACcgtatattgaaaataaaacggaACCTTCATCAGCTCAAGGAAATTCTAATCAACATACATCCAATTCTGGAATGTACAGTGGAACTATTAGCCCACtacagcagcagcaacaacaacaacaaactccgccgccgccgccgccaccaccaccatcaGCAGcacaacagcagcagcaacagcaacaacaacaacaacaacaaccacCGTCTTCACAACCGCAATCGCAACAACAGCagccaccaccaccaccaccaacTCAACATCATCAACAACCACCATCAATTCAACATCAACAGcaaccaccaccaccaccaccaccaacTCAACATCAACAGCAtccacaacaacaacaacaacagcaaccTACGCAACAATCACAACCATCTTCCTTACAATCACAACAACCTACTAttgctactactactactactaccacCACGActactgctgctgctgctgctactactactactacagTAGCAGTTTCTGCTAACGCTAATGCACCTGCAAATGCAAATGCAACTGCGAATACGCCGAATATGCCCCCTGTTTCTTCGCCAGCTCCTCCTATACAACATAATCCTCATCAACAAGGAATGTTAGCTAATCACTCAATACCGCCTCATCAAGGAACCCAGGGAACACAGGTGCTTCCACCTCAAGGACCAGTTTCTAATCCACATACACCGCAAATGATTCCACCGAATCAAGGCTACAGTCAGCAATATCAACCAGGACCTACTCAGCAGGCACAAAATGTTCCACTAGCTCCAAGACCTCCTCATCCATCCTATGCTTATTCTCAGCAACAACCATATCATCAACCATATCCTCAATACGCACATCCGTATTACCATCAACCATATTCGCAATATTCACCACATACTATGGGCCGTCCTCACGCCCATGGTCCTCACAGCCCGCACAGTCCTCATTATCATCCACAATCTCCCCATGCCGTTGCCGAAAATAATACTACTAATAACAGCGTACCGGGTTCAAGCACCGCTTCCGCACCAACTTCCGATGCTAGTAATTCATCTTATTCTCCAGCATCGGGACATTGTGAAAATGAACGTTCCGTTCCTTCAGAAAATCAAGAAGGCCAAGCAGATATTAAATCAGGATCtggttaa
- the LOC132908161 gene encoding malignant T-cell-amplified sequence 1 homolog: protein MFKKFDEKDSVSGIQQLKSSVQKGIRSKLLELYPHLDGHIDAIVPKKDAFRIIKCHDHIEIIVNAAGDLLFFRQREGPWMPTLRLLHKYPFFLPMEQVDKGAIRFVLSGANIMCPGLTSKGAKMTPVEKGTVVAVMAEGKQHALAVGVTTLSTDDIVKVNKGIGIENCHYLNDGLWQMKSVK, encoded by the exons atgtttaaaaa ATTCGACGAAAAAGACAGCGTTTCTGGTATACAACAATTGAAATCATCGGTTCAAAAAGGAATTCGTTCGAAGCTTTTGGAGCTTTATCCTCACTTAGACGGTCATATAGATGCTATTGTTCCAAAGAAAGATGCTTTTCGAATTATAAAATG TCACGACCATATAGAGATTATAGTAAATGCGGCAGGAGATCTTCTGTTCTTTCGTCAACGTGAAGGACCTTGGATGCCTACTTTAAGATTGTTACACAAAT acccattttttttaccaatggAACAAGTTGATAAAGGTGCTATCAGGTTCGTTCTCAGTGGAGCTAACATTATGTGTCCTGGTTTAACGTCGAAAGGTGCAAAGATGACACCCGTAGAAAAGGGAACAGTCGTT GCTGTTATGGCAGAGGGCAAGCAACATGCTTTAGCTGTGGGTGTTACTACATTGTCAACAGATGATAT AGTTAAGGTGAACAAAGGAATAGGCATAGAAAATTGTCATTACCTAAACGATGGACTTTGGCAAATGAAATCTGTGAAATAG
- the LOC132908160 gene encoding vacuolar protein-sorting-associated protein 36 isoform X2, which translates to MNRFEYADSRLLPNEIYIRRDVSICIYDGDIKTNFESGELVLTSHRFLWGRPGDISRGHTCLSLSLRHIVFFEEEIPGPFSFGRSKKVVIHLSEAPIDKMPGPLDNSVCNYIKFSFKEGLDPNFHTHLSDAIMRRIWEFTPIVPLEHPDSNTKNNRDINKPLPQIKTRTGIIGIERSLQEQQKATDESISMAFQDLKKLMEVAKDMVSISKTISAKIRERQGDITEDETEVGGMITLTDVYCRVNRARGLELLSPEDILNASRQLASLGLPIVLRVFDSGVMVLQSRSHDDNVIVDVIADLIKERGSLTAEELAQSEGISVLLARERLLVTEKRGKACRDDTIEALRFYPNLFLETND; encoded by the exons ATGAATAGATTTGAATACGCTGATTCTCGACTTCTtccgaatgaaatttatataagacgCGATGTTAGCATATGCATATACGATGGTGATATCAAG ACAAATTTTGAAAGTGGTGAATTAGTACTTACCAGCCACAGATTTCTTTGGGGAAGACCTGGTGATATATCACGCGGTCATACATGCCTTTCGTTATCCCTTCGTCATATAGTTTTCTTCGAGGAAGAAATTCCTGGACCATTTTCCTTTGGACGCAGTAAAAAAGTTGTTATACACCTTTCTGAGGCTCCGATCg ATAAAATGCCTGGCCCGTTGGATAATAGCGTATGCAACTATATTAAATTCTCGTTTAAAGAAGGTTTGGATCCAAATTTTCATACACATTTGTCCGACGCTATTATGAGACGAATTTGGGAATTTACACCTATCGTGCCTCTGGAACATCCTGATAGCAACACAAAAAACAACAGAGACATTAATAAGCCTCTGCCGCAAATAAAGACACGAACCGGTATCATAGGTATTGAAAGAAGCCTTCAGGAACAACAGAAAGCAACAGACGAAAGCATATCAATGGCTTTTCAAGATCTTAAGAAGCTCATGGAAGTAGCCAAAGACATGGTTTCCATTTCAAAAACCATCTCGGCAAAAATACGG GAGAGACAAGGAGACATCACAGAGGATGAAACG GAAGTTGGGGGAATGATAACATTAACAGATGTTTATTGTCGTGTAAACAGAGCTAGAGGCTTGGAACTTCTTTCACCGGAAGATATACTGAATGCCAGTAGACAATTAGCATCTTTAGGTTTACCTATAGTATTGAGAGTGTTTGATAGCGGAGTTATGGTTCTTCAGTCTCGATCGCACGATGATAATGTCATAGTTGATGTTATAGCAGATCTA ataaaagaaagaggatCTCTAACGGCAGAAGAACTTGCTCAATCGGAGGGTATATCAGTCCTTTTAGCGCGCGAGAGACTGTTAGTGACagaaaaaagagggaaagCATGTAGAGACGACACGATCGAAGCTTTAAGATTTTATcctaatttatttttggaaaCAAATGATTAA